The Prochlorococcus marinus XMU1404 DNA segment AACTTGGTTTAATACAAATTCTCGCACAAATTGGTAGTTTTGTTCCTGCTAATAATGCTGAAATCAAGATTGTAGATAGGATTTTTACAAGAATTGGGGCGGTTGATGATCAATCATCTGGGCAATCAACATTTATGGTAGAAATGTCTGAAACTGCATCAATTCTAAATCAGGCAACTTCTAACTCACTAGTTTTACTTGATGAAATAGGTAGAGGAACATCTACTTTTGATGGACTTTCAATAGCTTGGTCAGTAAGTGAATATCTTGCAAAAAAAATTCAATGTAATACTATTTTTGCTACGCACTATCATGAGCTGAATTATTTAAAAAATTCAAATAAGAATATACAAAATTTTCAAGTTTTAGTAGAACGAAATAACGATCAGCTAATTTTTAGTCACAGGATTGTCAAAGGGGGCTCAAATAAAAGCTACGGTATAGAAGCAGCTAAATTAGCAGGGGTTCCAAAAGAAGTTATAGAAAAAGCAAAATCAGTTTTAAATTCTTTAGAAGAAAATAATAAATTAAATTATGATATTGAGTAGATTTTTGACATTTTTAAAAGATAAATTCTTTTTAAATAGTTTCCCTCAACAAGGCGTTAACGGCAGCAGCTGCCATGGCAGCACCTCCTCTAGTTGAACTCAAAACAATTCTAGGAAAATCAGTAGAAATCAGTTTGTTTTTGCTTTTCTCTACTCCAATAAATCCAACTGGCATTCCGATAATTAAACTTGGAAAATCTTTTGAAGTCTCTAAAATATCAATTAAATAAGTTAAGGCTGTAGGCGAACTGCCAATAACTACAATAGGTGATTTACTTCCAGTATTTGTAGCGGATAACTCCTTCCAACCTTCACTTAAGCCATATGCTGTTTTAGTTAATTTTGTATGATTATTTTTTCCAAACCACATTCTAGCCGTAAATACTCTATTCCTAGTTGTATTTTCTGCCATTGATTTTATAGCTGCTGCTGCCATATCGGTATCAGTTAAAATCGGAGCACCATTTTTAAGTGCCTGAAGCCCCTTTTCGCAAGCACCTTCACTAAAATTTATGAGATTTTGAACTGAAAAATCTCCTGAAGTATGGACTAATCTCTCTAAAACTTTTTTTTCCAAATGATTTAGATCATTGGCTCCTAAATGAGATCTTATGAATCTAATGCTTTCCAAAAAAATTGGATGATCTATTACCATTAAATTTAATTTGTGTTAGAAGTAATCATAGTTAATATATGGTTTTTATTGAGCGATTATGCCAATACAAATATTATGGGGTAATGATCTAAATGCTCAAAATACATTTATTCAAAAATTAATTGACAAGGAAGTATCCAAAGAATGGAAAGAAATAAACGTAACTAATTTAAATGGAGATGATGATGAGCAAGTCCACAAAGCTTTTGATGAAGTTCTTACACCTCCTTTTGGAGATGGATACAGAATAGTTACATTGAAAAATAATCCAATTTTTACTGCAAAAAATGAGGATCTAAGAACTAAATTTGAAAAAATCCATGACAATATACCTCAAAATACTTATTTCATTTTACAAAATACAAAAAAACCAGACTCAAGACTAAAGAGTACTAAATTTTTACAAAAACTCATCAAAAATAATCTAGCCAAAGAAAAATCATTTCCTTTACCTGAAATCTGGGACTATGAGGGACAAAAAAGATTTTTAGAAGATGCAGCAAATGAGATGAATATCAAAATTGATAAAAATGCAGCTGAATTAATTATTGATTCTGTTGGGAATGATAGCTTTAAACTAATAAATGAATTAGCCAAAGCAAAAACATACCTTTCTGCAATATCAAGTGATTCGAATTCACAACTTTTTCTTAAAAGTATTGATGTAAAAAAAATCTTTAGTGATCATCAATCCAATATTTTCAAAATTATTGATCTTCTCTTAAAAAAAAATATTAATGAAAGCCTAATTGAAATAAATTATTCCTTACAGAAAGGAGAACCCGCTTTAAGACTAAATGCAGGTTTAATTAGTCAAATAAGAATTCATACCATTATAAAATTAGCAATTAATTCAGAAAACGATAATGCAGAAAAGATTTGTAATCTTGCAGGCATTTCTAATCCAAGAAGAATTTTTTTTATTCGAAAAAAAGTCAAAAATGTATCGCAAAAATATTTAATTAATTTAATGAGTAACTTATTAGATATTGAATCATTACTAAAACAAGGTAATAATCCTATAAATGTTTTTACAGAGAATTTAATTAATTTAAGTTAACCAAATTATAAGTTTAAGAATTTACATTATGATTTAAATATGGCTTTACTAGTAAAAAAATTTGGCGGTACTTCTGTCGGTGATATTAAAAAAATTAAAAGTATTGCAAGTAGCATTTGTCAAAGTAAAGAAGCAGGAAATGAAATTGTCGTAGTTGTCTCTGCAATGGGGCAAACTACAGATGATTTAAATTGTCTAGCAGAATCAATTAGTAAAAATCCTAATCGAAGAGAATTGGATATGCTTCTTTCAACTGGAGAGCAAGTAACCATAGCTCTTCTCGCAATGGCATTAAACGAATACGGAATACCTGCAATTTCAATGACCGGAAGCCAGGTTGGAATTATTACTGAATCAATTCATGGGAAAGCGAGAATTCTGGATATTAAAACAGAAAGAATCCAAAATTATATAAATCAGGGTTTTGTAGTTGTAGTGGCTGGATTTCAAGGGACTTCATTAAGCCATACGGGTTCAATGGAAATTACAACTTTGGGTAGAGGTGGTTCAGATACTTCCGCAGTAGCTTTATCAACAGCATTAGGAGCTGAGACTTGCGAAATTTATACAGACGTTCCAGGGGTTCTTACTACTGATCCAAGAATTGTTCCTAATGCAAAACTCTTAGATGAAATTAGCTGTGAGGAAATGCTTGAACTTGCAAGTGTCGGTGCTTCAGTTCTACATCCAAGAGCAGTAGAAATTGCTCGCAATTATGGAATTAAATTGTGTGTCAAATCAAGCCAA contains these protein-coding regions:
- a CDS encoding precorrin-8X methylmutase; translated protein: MVIDHPIFLESIRFIRSHLGANDLNHLEKKVLERLVHTSGDFSVQNLINFSEGACEKGLQALKNGAPILTDTDMAAAAIKSMAENTTRNRVFTARMWFGKNNHTKLTKTAYGLSEGWKELSATNTGSKSPIVVIGSSPTALTYLIDILETSKDFPSLIIGMPVGFIGVEKSKNKLISTDFPRIVLSSTRGGAAMAAAAVNALLRETI
- the holA gene encoding DNA polymerase III subunit delta codes for the protein MPIQILWGNDLNAQNTFIQKLIDKEVSKEWKEINVTNLNGDDDEQVHKAFDEVLTPPFGDGYRIVTLKNNPIFTAKNEDLRTKFEKIHDNIPQNTYFILQNTKKPDSRLKSTKFLQKLIKNNLAKEKSFPLPEIWDYEGQKRFLEDAANEMNIKIDKNAAELIIDSVGNDSFKLINELAKAKTYLSAISSDSNSQLFLKSIDVKKIFSDHQSNIFKIIDLLLKKNINESLIEINYSLQKGEPALRLNAGLISQIRIHTIIKLAINSENDNAEKICNLAGISNPRRIFFIRKKVKNVSQKYLINLMSNLLDIESLLKQGNNPINVFTENLINLS